From a single Oligoflexus sp. genomic region:
- a CDS encoding lysophospholipid acyltransferase family protein, which produces MEHVLTALAQSLSRLPNRILVGLAQLITFVAFDLLRVRRSVMLRNIGIAFGDSKSVEEREHIARQSVLNFVLTIFETMISVRKPIADRIEVRGGEHLRAALAEGRGVYILCFHLGNWEAMGAKVTRTFKPAYVVVKKVGGQGTNRFVERLRFNNGFYWIRRDRKGDGMRGIREVLDRGEIVGFVIDQARPGEPRLPFFGTPAKTNTSFAAIWSRRPAPVIPGYMHRTAFGEHLLEFEPALNLVSSESRSEDILKHSELFNRVVEGAVRKYPEHYFWLHNRWK; this is translated from the coding sequence GTGGAACACGTTCTCACCGCTTTGGCGCAAAGCCTGAGCCGGCTGCCCAATCGCATTTTGGTCGGCCTCGCTCAGCTCATTACCTTCGTAGCCTTTGATCTGCTCCGCGTGCGGCGTTCGGTTATGCTGCGGAACATCGGCATCGCTTTTGGCGACAGCAAAAGCGTCGAGGAACGCGAACACATAGCCCGTCAGTCAGTGCTCAACTTTGTCCTGACCATATTCGAAACGATGATATCCGTAAGAAAGCCGATCGCCGACCGCATCGAGGTGCGCGGTGGCGAACACCTGCGTGCAGCGTTGGCTGAGGGCCGCGGGGTTTACATACTCTGCTTTCACCTCGGCAATTGGGAGGCCATGGGCGCCAAGGTCACGCGGACTTTTAAACCGGCCTATGTAGTGGTGAAGAAGGTCGGCGGCCAGGGCACCAATCGTTTTGTGGAGCGTCTGCGTTTCAACAATGGTTTCTATTGGATCCGTCGTGACCGCAAAGGCGATGGCATGCGCGGCATTCGCGAGGTTTTGGACCGCGGGGAAATCGTGGGCTTCGTCATCGACCAGGCCCGTCCCGGCGAACCGCGCCTGCCTTTTTTTGGAACACCTGCCAAAACCAACACGAGTTTTGCGGCTATCTGGAGCCGTCGCCCCGCGCCCGTCATTCCTGGCTATATGCACCGCACGGCCTTTGGCGAGCATCTTCTGGAATTCGAGCCCGCCTTGAACCTGGTGAGCAGCGAAAGCCGCAGCGAAGATATTCTGAAGCATTCCGAGCTTTTCAATCGGGTCGTCGAAGGCGCGGTACGCAAATACCCCGAGCACTACTTCTGGCTCCACAACCGTTGGAAGTAA
- a CDS encoding substrate-binding periplasmic protein, which produces MPYLNWMILAFILLLTGHSPGKDNRYRFWAGDIPPYSFVDAGQKSQGSLYQIFQTLVTRMGYDSKVEIVPWKRVLMETQKNSPILFIPAARSPDREKLYQWIEPLMIESFGIFTLPGREQDMQNKERVREARICTLRGSATEELVKRHQLSRLEVVATNDTCARLLKAGRVEAWLAARRAAFASYAQVGYDPAELRAGLVLEEWPLYLAASKAVPEADLQRWKQEIQKMKSDGTMERLLR; this is translated from the coding sequence ATGCCTTATCTAAATTGGATGATCCTGGCCTTTATCCTTCTTCTGACCGGCCATAGTCCCGGCAAGGACAACCGTTATCGATTTTGGGCGGGAGATATCCCGCCTTATTCATTTGTGGACGCGGGGCAGAAGTCCCAGGGAAGTCTTTATCAGATCTTTCAAACGCTGGTGACGCGAATGGGATATGACAGCAAGGTAGAGATCGTGCCCTGGAAGCGGGTTTTGATGGAAACCCAGAAAAATTCGCCCATCCTCTTCATACCGGCCGCTCGCAGCCCGGACCGTGAGAAGCTTTATCAATGGATCGAACCCCTCATGATCGAAAGCTTCGGTATTTTCACCCTGCCTGGACGAGAGCAGGATATGCAGAATAAGGAACGCGTTCGTGAGGCGCGGATCTGCACGCTGCGGGGATCGGCGACCGAAGAGTTGGTCAAACGGCATCAACTATCACGTTTGGAAGTCGTAGCTACGAATGATACTTGCGCTCGCCTTTTGAAAGCAGGTCGCGTGGAAGCCTGGCTGGCGGCCAGGCGCGCCGCGTTCGCGTCCTATGCACAGGTAGGATACGATCCCGCGGAGCTTCGAGCGGGACTCGTCCTGGAAGAGTGGCCTCTTTATCTCGCCGCGTCAAAGGCCGTCCCGGAAGCGGATCTGCAGCGCTGGAAGCAGGAGATTCAGAAAATGAAGAGCGACGGGACTATGGAGCGATTGCTTCGCTAA
- a CDS encoding S8 family serine peptidase, translated as MRQGMQSGLLLLMLASQASELSAGPVNSPGSYPFAKASSRNDRVTLGNLKSLVYWQEKGVERAGLVPWRQSWSRTERFTGGIAEASERKSGAPAAIACAGDETQIFHPERNPAAPAGVWKNAETLGTGPQGARRCAMQKTGAFAEFFPSRSTLVLNRTQSFSIPSGFQTSELLAAGEGFMLMSSSKALSFYLRDAKWVMSSVWNHGVSSVGPDTRWDGQDRLLLKADPDGYALASIRSGSDGPRLSQVQRLPVSPCETDQVCGLSLAQDESWLLSGYWGHYLGRGQQFMRLNLPLSVEKGAGAVAIAHAGAGGRFTYLGWDDGDQGILPNLPQNPTETRAQPDRYMTWIKRDDGAVQMEVWNGPLPDDIPRHWLAWEPGYEWSFADEPMTRAAADDRWWLDRLGAQAAWTRLKAAGIRPAPVRVAVIDSGADPSHPWLQEQLDRKAREIPKNGLDDDDNGYVDDVWGYDFVEEDAVPQDDFGHGSHVAGLMIARKGDDIRNPAPNLSLMVVRALDRSGKSNSIDLARALYYAADNGAELVNCSWGGGPDTQALRDAFAMLRERGILVFSSAGNDRLDTDKSPDVPKKYSGVVSVAASDKNNRLADFSSYGANSVRFITPGDAIVSTIPGGAFGEKSGTSMASPLAVASFALLWGAVRDLEPELDKARQIEKVDRLLCETAEAQGVEKRSQCGRIRLDVSVEKLLNGKE; from the coding sequence ATGAGGCAAGGCATGCAGTCCGGTCTTTTACTTCTGATGCTGGCGAGTCAGGCATCCGAATTATCCGCGGGGCCGGTCAATAGTCCCGGTTCCTATCCCTTTGCCAAGGCGTCGTCGCGCAATGATAGGGTGACGCTCGGTAACCTCAAGAGCCTCGTGTATTGGCAGGAAAAGGGTGTGGAACGCGCAGGCCTCGTTCCCTGGCGTCAGAGTTGGTCCAGGACGGAGCGATTCACCGGGGGCATTGCGGAAGCTTCAGAACGGAAGTCCGGGGCTCCTGCGGCCATCGCTTGCGCTGGGGATGAGACGCAGATTTTCCACCCCGAGCGAAACCCGGCTGCGCCGGCGGGTGTTTGGAAAAATGCTGAAACGCTGGGAACCGGACCCCAGGGCGCGCGGCGCTGTGCCATGCAAAAGACTGGTGCTTTCGCTGAGTTTTTCCCGTCCCGATCCACTCTTGTGCTCAATCGTACGCAGAGTTTTTCGATTCCCTCTGGATTTCAAACGTCGGAGCTTCTGGCTGCGGGCGAGGGCTTTATGCTGATGTCGAGCAGCAAGGCACTGAGCTTTTATCTTCGCGATGCAAAATGGGTGATGTCGTCGGTATGGAATCACGGAGTCTCCAGTGTGGGCCCGGACACCCGCTGGGATGGTCAGGATCGTTTGCTTTTGAAGGCCGATCCCGACGGCTATGCGCTTGCGAGTATAAGAAGCGGCAGTGACGGTCCAAGGCTTTCCCAGGTGCAGCGTCTTCCTGTGAGTCCCTGCGAGACGGACCAGGTCTGTGGTCTTTCCCTGGCCCAGGATGAATCGTGGCTTCTGAGTGGATACTGGGGTCATTATCTGGGGCGCGGGCAGCAGTTCATGCGGCTGAATCTTCCTTTATCCGTGGAAAAAGGCGCCGGAGCGGTGGCCATAGCTCATGCGGGTGCGGGAGGGCGTTTCACTTATCTGGGATGGGATGATGGGGATCAGGGAATACTGCCGAATCTGCCGCAAAATCCCACAGAAACAAGGGCGCAGCCCGATCGTTATATGACCTGGATCAAAAGGGATGATGGCGCTGTTCAGATGGAAGTATGGAATGGACCTTTGCCGGATGACATTCCGCGGCATTGGCTCGCGTGGGAACCGGGTTATGAATGGAGCTTTGCCGATGAACCCATGACCCGCGCCGCGGCTGATGACCGCTGGTGGCTCGATCGTCTGGGCGCCCAGGCTGCGTGGACCAGGCTGAAAGCCGCCGGTATCAGGCCCGCCCCGGTTCGCGTGGCGGTGATCGATAGTGGAGCGGATCCAAGCCATCCCTGGCTTCAGGAGCAGCTGGATCGGAAGGCCCGGGAAATTCCGAAGAATGGCCTGGATGATGATGACAATGGATATGTGGATGATGTCTGGGGCTATGACTTTGTCGAAGAGGATGCGGTCCCGCAGGATGACTTCGGTCACGGTTCGCATGTGGCCGGTTTGATGATCGCGCGGAAAGGTGATGATATTCGCAATCCCGCGCCGAACCTTTCCCTTATGGTGGTGCGGGCCCTGGATCGCAGTGGCAAGAGCAATAGCATTGACCTGGCGCGGGCTCTTTATTATGCGGCGGATAATGGAGCTGAACTGGTGAACTGCAGCTGGGGCGGAGGACCGGATACCCAGGCGCTACGGGATGCCTTCGCCATGCTGCGGGAAAGGGGAATCCTGGTCTTTTCATCGGCCGGGAACGATAGGCTCGATACCGATAAAAGTCCCGATGTGCCGAAGAAGTATTCGGGTGTTGTGTCGGTGGCTGCCAGTGATAAGAATAACAGGCTCGCCGATTTCAGCAGCTACGGAGCGAATTCCGTGCGTTTCATAACGCCGGGTGATGCGATCGTCAGTACAATCCCGGGCGGAGCTTTTGGGGAAAAATCGGGAACCAGCATGGCCTCACCCTTGGCTGTGGCGAGTTTTGCGCTGCTCTGGGGCGCGGTTCGGGATCTGGAGCCAGAACTGGATAAAGCCCGGCAGATCGAAAAAGTCGATCGCCTTCTGTGTGAAACGGCCGAAGCCCAGGGTGTGGAAAAGCGTTCGCAGTGCGGGCGCATTCGGCTGGATGTCAGTGTGGAAAAACTTTTGAACGGAAAGGAATAG
- the ilvA gene encoding threonine ammonia-lyase, biosynthetic — MEQSLFKDILKARVYDVAKRTPMEQAPTLSSIWGNSIFVKREDLQPIFSFKIRGAYNRMAAIPKEERAKGVICASAGNHGQGVALSARILGMPAWVVMPTTTPDIKIKSVARFGAEIVLAGDHYSQAYDHSLQLVEKLGAQMIHPFDDPLVIAGQGTVGKEILEDCPEVDYVFVPVGGGGLLAGLAIYIKSLNPAVKIYGVEPIDSDAMTRSIDEQKRVVLNQVGVFADGVAVRQVGENTFAVAQDYVDGFIKVSTDEICSAIEDIYSETRTIVEPAGALSWAGAKAFLRQNPTQGRNIVTINSGANMNFQRLQFVAERAMTGAGRECLLAIRLLERPGALKEFCTSILAGKAITEFNYRTNGTPEAYIFLGLSVHGIEDQERLLGKLSDQGYHVEDLTENELAKEHVRHMVGGRAPLAIEEELYSFVFPERPRALADFLAVISDRWNISLFHYRSHGADYGRVLIAFEVRRDERLEFEQHLQRISYPFKRETENPAYRLLL, encoded by the coding sequence ATGGAACAATCGCTGTTTAAAGACATACTCAAAGCTCGCGTTTACGATGTGGCCAAACGTACTCCAATGGAACAGGCTCCCACCCTTTCCTCGATTTGGGGCAATTCCATTTTCGTTAAACGCGAAGACCTGCAGCCGATTTTTTCCTTCAAGATTCGCGGAGCCTATAACCGCATGGCCGCCATTCCCAAAGAGGAAAGGGCCAAAGGCGTGATCTGCGCGTCGGCGGGCAATCACGGTCAGGGCGTGGCGCTTTCCGCACGCATTCTGGGAATGCCGGCGTGGGTGGTGATGCCGACCACGACACCGGATATCAAAATTAAATCCGTGGCGCGCTTTGGTGCCGAAATCGTTCTGGCCGGCGATCACTATTCGCAGGCCTACGATCACAGTCTGCAGCTCGTGGAAAAATTGGGGGCGCAGATGATTCATCCTTTTGATGATCCCCTTGTGATTGCGGGCCAAGGGACAGTGGGCAAGGAAATATTGGAAGACTGTCCCGAGGTGGATTATGTCTTTGTTCCGGTCGGCGGTGGTGGACTCCTGGCTGGTCTTGCCATCTATATCAAAAGCCTGAATCCCGCCGTGAAGATCTATGGCGTGGAACCGATCGATAGTGATGCCATGACCCGCTCGATTGATGAGCAGAAGCGCGTGGTGCTGAATCAGGTTGGAGTCTTCGCCGATGGTGTCGCGGTGCGGCAGGTCGGTGAGAATACCTTTGCTGTGGCCCAGGATTACGTCGATGGCTTCATCAAGGTTTCAACGGATGAAATCTGTTCGGCCATCGAGGATATTTACAGCGAAACGCGCACCATCGTCGAGCCGGCAGGAGCCTTATCCTGGGCCGGTGCGAAGGCTTTTTTACGGCAAAACCCCACCCAGGGTCGAAACATTGTGACCATCAACTCAGGCGCGAACATGAATTTTCAGCGCCTGCAGTTCGTCGCAGAAAGAGCCATGACCGGAGCCGGTCGCGAGTGCCTGCTCGCCATCCGCCTTTTGGAACGTCCCGGGGCGCTCAAGGAATTCTGTACCAGCATCCTCGCCGGCAAGGCGATCACGGAATTCAATTACCGCACCAACGGAACGCCGGAGGCCTATATTTTCCTTGGGCTCTCCGTTCACGGCATCGAGGATCAGGAGCGCCTTCTCGGCAAACTCAGTGATCAAGGCTATCACGTCGAGGATCTGACCGAGAACGAACTCGCGAAAGAACATGTGAGGCACATGGTCGGTGGTCGCGCACCGCTGGCGATCGAAGAGGAACTCTATAGCTTCGTCTTCCCCGAAAGACCGCGGGCCCTGGCTGATTTCCTGGCCGTGATCAGCGACCGCTGGAATATCTCGCTCTTCCATTACCGATCGCATGGAGCGGATTACGGACGCGTGCTGATTGCCTTTGAAGTGCGCAGGGACGAGCGCTTGGAATTCGAACAGCATCTGCAAAGAATCAGCTACCCCTTCAAAAGGGAAACCGAGAATCCCGCCTATCGACTCCTTCTTTAG
- a CDS encoding response regulator has translation MQPVIVYVDDEANNLTVFDAICDAGWSVHCFDNPLAALARMKELDPWVIVTDQRMPGMKGVEFLALAAQLVPLAVRIIVTGYSDEDLVISSVTKGKVFDYIKKPWEPEQLESSLHKAIEYYRVNRQKEEILADLEHKRQELERQAMDLEKARLELELARHRETEMRRELECWVPPFVLWALQNSQLKFPIRRDLVGVTFDIIGSSRIHDVTIDGKPLRAAVIQLFSESIMRHGGFRESHSGDSAYAHFGLMDGIRGYGEAALAAAREFRVALRGLNKVYHVDLECGIALHAAHDAVVDVHTVHLKTPAGDVTQKSFDTTSNEIDLLHRIEKLVHRLPGSNIIMTESFIEHLTTRPDELIYLGSRTFAGQTKPVKLYLIRSDMLSPEDLRDFIHEEFPLEPLVLPNPPRIAERSLTLNQKTRSHIEYKPWDGSLLMPQRRGFKRISLPIRPVPKQLKAS, from the coding sequence ATGCAGCCCGTGATTGTCTATGTGGATGATGAAGCCAACAACCTCACAGTCTTCGATGCGATCTGTGATGCGGGTTGGTCCGTCCACTGTTTTGACAATCCTCTGGCAGCACTGGCCCGGATGAAGGAACTCGATCCCTGGGTCATCGTCACCGATCAAAGAATGCCGGGAATGAAGGGCGTGGAGTTCCTCGCGCTCGCCGCCCAGCTCGTGCCTCTGGCCGTCCGCATTATCGTGACCGGATATTCCGACGAAGACCTCGTCATCAGTTCGGTGACCAAAGGCAAGGTCTTCGACTACATTAAAAAGCCCTGGGAGCCCGAGCAGCTGGAAAGTTCCCTGCACAAGGCCATCGAATACTATCGCGTCAACCGGCAGAAGGAAGAGATCCTCGCCGACCTGGAACACAAGCGCCAGGAGCTGGAACGTCAGGCCATGGATCTGGAGAAAGCCCGTCTGGAATTGGAACTGGCGCGTCACCGCGAAACCGAAATGCGCCGGGAACTCGAATGCTGGGTGCCGCCCTTCGTTCTTTGGGCCCTGCAGAACTCGCAGCTGAAATTCCCGATCCGCCGCGATCTCGTGGGCGTGACCTTTGATATCATCGGTTCCAGTCGCATTCATGATGTCACGATTGATGGCAAGCCTCTGCGCGCGGCCGTGATTCAGCTCTTTTCCGAATCCATCATGCGTCATGGCGGTTTCCGCGAGTCGCATTCCGGGGACTCGGCCTATGCGCACTTTGGTTTGATGGACGGCATCCGTGGTTATGGCGAAGCCGCGCTGGCTGCAGCCCGTGAATTCCGGGTGGCTCTGCGCGGCCTCAATAAGGTCTATCATGTGGATCTGGAATGCGGGATCGCTCTGCATGCCGCGCATGATGCGGTCGTGGATGTGCACACTGTCCATCTGAAGACGCCGGCCGGGGATGTCACCCAGAAATCGTTCGATACGACCTCGAACGAGATCGATCTTCTGCATCGCATTGAAAAGCTCGTGCATCGACTGCCGGGTTCCAACATCATCATGACCGAAAGCTTCATCGAGCATCTGACCACAAGGCCCGATGAGCTGATCTATCTCGGCTCGCGCACCTTCGCGGGACAAACCAAGCCGGTCAAGCTCTATCTGATTCGTAGCGATATGCTGTCGCCCGAGGACCTGCGCGACTTCATCCATGAAGAGTTTCCGCTGGAGCCCCTGGTCCTTCCCAATCCACCGCGGATCGCCGAGCGTTCTTTGACCCTGAACCAAAAGACCCGCTCGCACATCGAATATAAGCCCTGGGATGGCTCGCTCCTGATGCCGCAGCGCCGCGGATTCAAACGCATCTCGCTGCCTATACGCCCCGTTCCGAAGCAGCTGAAGGCTTCGTAA
- a CDS encoding sensor histidine kinase: MTLSEFAVSVLMSLTSLLGVGTLPSSLEQASPWTVEQPWHVKQGVYTLEASSEVAPKECAAHPDGFIEFPMIIHGAHEALLDGKRVEFFGDPTFRTVRSFYGTMLVACKNIVGGKKLTWRAYSYSHYFARVSFWPKFQPHSPNINFFQETLNAVASGGLLMLALISFFVFWGQVPHLLTLSLVGTGAAFAAYFIATTPSPFNLQFPMLYLHKLADFSLWMGTLLLFNTFRVIGLFGKKAFAIYCAHVVLAVLIISLGTTGDVIQLGTTIPFGTFFGVMGMGFYNLMQRSRRQGIHRTFILQILSLSSFIFISGNDVLVVLGLVHGPVLLSIGVLGGVTFLALDVHERITEAYRERDYLRHHLEDEVIKKTAEISAKTEALEEALNSLRTAQADLIQSSKMASLGMVAAGIAHEINNSLNYVNGALTPLRRLFQKSANFEYGEQAHKLLNVMGEGLRLTFEIMNSLRTYSGLNHASMREHRVIDLVRSTMNILNNRVPQGVKVEINVPDDLEVAVNGAAINQVLVNLVINALDAIGDRGLIQISAEAAQDAVCLKVHDDGPGVPRDIRDKVFDPFFTTKDVGKGTGLGLHISRKEVARHGGSLLLDPNTESGSTFTITLPKNPMGGAPACSP, translated from the coding sequence ATGACTTTGTCCGAGTTCGCAGTCTCGGTGCTCATGAGCCTGACATCCCTCTTGGGTGTTGGGACCTTGCCCTCTTCCTTGGAGCAGGCGAGCCCTTGGACTGTTGAACAACCCTGGCACGTCAAGCAAGGGGTCTATACTTTGGAGGCCAGTAGCGAAGTGGCGCCGAAAGAATGCGCAGCCCATCCGGACGGTTTCATTGAGTTCCCTATGATCATCCATGGGGCTCATGAGGCTTTGCTGGATGGCAAGCGCGTGGAATTCTTTGGCGATCCCACCTTCCGCACGGTGCGTTCGTTCTATGGAACCATGCTGGTCGCGTGCAAGAATATTGTGGGCGGCAAAAAACTGACCTGGCGCGCGTACTCGTATAGCCATTATTTTGCACGGGTTTCCTTCTGGCCTAAATTCCAGCCGCATTCCCCGAATATAAATTTCTTTCAGGAAACGCTGAACGCCGTGGCATCAGGTGGGCTTTTGATGCTGGCGCTGATCAGCTTCTTCGTCTTCTGGGGCCAGGTCCCGCATCTTCTGACTCTTTCCCTGGTCGGCACGGGGGCCGCGTTCGCCGCCTACTTCATCGCCACCACGCCCTCGCCCTTCAATCTGCAATTTCCCATGCTTTACCTGCATAAGCTGGCCGATTTCTCGCTCTGGATGGGAACCCTTCTTCTGTTCAACACCTTCCGCGTGATTGGACTCTTTGGGAAAAAAGCCTTCGCCATTTACTGTGCGCATGTCGTGCTCGCGGTTCTTATCATCTCGCTGGGAACCACGGGTGACGTGATTCAATTGGGTACAACGATTCCCTTTGGAACGTTCTTCGGGGTCATGGGCATGGGCTTCTATAACCTTATGCAAAGATCCCGGCGGCAGGGCATTCATCGCACCTTCATTCTGCAGATTTTGAGCCTCAGTTCCTTCATTTTCATTTCCGGCAATGATGTGCTGGTCGTCCTGGGGCTGGTCCATGGGCCGGTGCTGCTCTCGATCGGAGTCCTGGGTGGTGTGACCTTCCTGGCCCTTGATGTGCATGAACGGATTACGGAAGCCTATCGCGAACGCGATTATCTCCGGCATCATCTGGAAGACGAGGTCATCAAGAAAACCGCCGAGATTTCCGCGAAGACGGAGGCGCTGGAAGAGGCACTCAATTCCCTGCGGACAGCGCAGGCGGATTTGATTCAATCCTCGAAGATGGCGTCCTTGGGCATGGTCGCGGCCGGGATCGCGCATGAAATCAATAACTCACTGAATTATGTCAACGGTGCCTTGACGCCTCTGCGGCGCCTCTTTCAAAAGAGCGCGAACTTTGAATATGGTGAACAGGCCCATAAACTCCTGAACGTCATGGGTGAAGGCCTGCGCCTCACCTTTGAAATCATGAATAGCCTGCGGACCTATTCGGGGCTCAATCACGCGAGCATGCGCGAGCACCGGGTCATCGACCTTGTCCGCTCCACCATGAATATTCTGAATAATCGCGTGCCCCAGGGCGTGAAGGTGGAAATCAATGTGCCGGATGATCTCGAAGTGGCCGTGAATGGAGCGGCGATCAACCAGGTCCTGGTCAACCTCGTGATCAATGCCCTCGATGCCATCGGCGATCGTGGCCTGATCCAGATTTCAGCGGAAGCGGCGCAGGATGCCGTCTGCCTCAAAGTGCATGATGATGGTCCGGGCGTGCCGCGGGATATCCGCGACAAGGTCTTCGATCCCTTCTTCACGACCAAGGATGTGGGCAAAGGCACAGGCCTTGGACTGCATATCTCGCGGAAAGAGGTGGCCCGCCACGGCGGTTCGCTGCTTTTGGATCCGAATACGGAAAGCGGTTCGACCTTCACCATCACACTTCCTAAAAACCCCATGGGAGGTGCCCCGGCATGCAGCCCGTGA